Proteins encoded in a region of the Drosophila willistoni isolate 14030-0811.24 unplaced genomic scaffold, UCI_dwil_1.1 Seg783, whole genome shotgun sequence genome:
- the LOC124461972 gene encoding uncharacterized protein LOC124461972 isoform X1 — MQSGKPLVTKLPISATVYEQKAELQSLLNIEPETLEISASDVTCADSDLLIEVAGLGKNKQIKPVVSCYEGNNFVGLILFSLGGEDFADPLVDNSVSDSSIEDSESSVIELSSGSSGGSVQPSTIYCKRGIKRKAQGHEINIETNRIKYVLESSEESLENHSYGDMQEACDMGGCGIKSRPG; from the exons atgcaatccggaaag cCATTGGTTACGAAGCTCCCAATCTCAGCTACCGTATACGAGCAAAAGGCTGAGCTTCAGAGCCTTCTCAATATTGAGCCGGAAACATTGGAGATTTCTGCATCTGATGTAACGTGTGCCGATTCAGATCTTTTAATAGAAGTTGCTGGTctaggcaaaaacaaacaaattaagccggttgtgtcttgctatgaaggcaacaattttgtgggCTTGATACTATTTTCCCTTGGGGGCGAGGATTTCGCCGATCCATTAGTCGATAATTCGGTGTCAGACTCAAGTATCGAAGATAGTGAATCTTCCGTCATTGAGCTATCCTCGGGATCTAGTGGCGGATCCGTCCAGCCATCCACTATTTATTGCAAGCGAGgtattaaacgaaaagcccaAGGACATGAAATAAACATAGAGACTAACCG GATCAAATATGTTCTCGAATCCAGTGAGGAGAGTCTAGAAAACCACTCGTATGGAGATATGCAGGAGGCATGCGATATGGGAGGCTGCGGAATAAAGTCCCGACCCGGTTAA
- the LOC124461971 gene encoding uncharacterized protein LOC124461971 isoform X1, translated as MQEACDMGGCGIKSRPRPVKHEIEMEPDVINGQRPPYVNILPENRPFVVVISSSECEKNFCDLLEEFFGIFKDFRNVRCLDFNEVTPDTEYNGRLYIAAANEDTMDWVAGNVCSMETYQATSLIDFLHLTPARVTWPKVEKCFQAIFELLEQQNADITTEKWAVVSRKDAAPIVTDICPNEQLEIWMDAESVDIIKERCNSLKFCFWIIKFEFCD; from the coding sequence ATGCAGGAGGCATGCGATATGGGAGGCTGCGGAATAAAGTCCCGACCACGCCCGGTTAAACATGAAATCGAAATGGAACCTGATgttataaatggtcagcggcCCCCGTACGTTAACATTCTCCCAGAAAACAGGCCGTTTGTCGTGGTTATATCTTCCTCAGAatgtgagaaaaacttttgcgacctgttggaagagttctttggaatttttaaggatttcaGAAATGTGCGCTGTTTGGATTTCAATGAGGTGACTCCAGACACTGAGTACAATGGGCGGCTGTACATTGCAGCGGCCAATGAGGATACGATGGACTGGGTGGCGGGCAACGTATGCTCCATGGAGACATATCAGGCCACCAGTCTCATAGACTTCCTACACCTGACACCGGCCAGAGTTACATGGCCAAAGGTCGAGAAGTGTTTCCAAGCAATTTTCGAGCTTCTGGAACAGCAGAATGCTGATATTACGACGGAGAAGTGGGCCGTGGTGAGCCGCAAAGATGCAGCCCCCATAGTGACAGATATTTGTCCAAATGAACAGCTTGAGATCTGGATGGATGCAGAGAGTGTGGACATCATCAAGGAAAGATGCAACAgcctcaaattttgtttttggattatcaaatttgagttttgcgattag
- the LOC124461971 gene encoding uncharacterized protein LOC124461971 isoform X2, with amino-acid sequence MQSGKPLVMKLPISATVYELKAELQSLLNIEPETLEISASDVTCADSDLLIEVAGLGKNKQIKPVVSCYEGNNFVGLILFSLGGEDFADPLVDNSVSDSSIEDSESSVIELSSGSSGGSVQPSTIYCKRGIKRKAQGHEINIETNRSRIQ; translated from the exons caatccggaaag cCATTGGTTATGAAGCTCCCAATCTCAGCTACCGTATACGAGCTAAAGGCTGAGCTTCAGAGCCTTCTCAATATTGAGCCGGAAACATTGGAGATTTCTGCATCTGATGTAACGTGTGCCGATTCAGATCTTTTAATAGAAGTTGCTGGTctaggcaaaaacaaacaaattaagccggttgtgtcttgctatgaaggcaacaattttgtgggCTTGATACTATTTTCCCTTGGGGGCGAGGATTTCGCCGATCCATTAGTCGATAATTCGGTGTCAGACTCAAGTATCGAAGATAGTGAATCTTCCGTCATTGAGCTATCCTCGGGATCTAGTGGCGGATCCGTCCAGCCATCCACTATTTATTGCAAGCGAGgtattaaacgaaaagcccaAGGACATGAAATAAACATAGAGACTAACCG TTCTCGAATCCAGTGA